The Primulina tabacum isolate GXHZ01 chromosome 7, ASM2559414v2, whole genome shotgun sequence genome includes a window with the following:
- the LOC142551083 gene encoding FCS-Like Zinc finger 8-like isoform X2 yields the protein MADYEPLQSPKNNYRHRISSIFSSHKLFTDFVSKGSSETESIMSSPTSILDSKPFSALKANTPKTPKSEIKNLREKLDSGKVGLGLIDVLIDEKSDPDVSKLDIRMVFIGSQLKIQVPPPLPPVLSPADSQIFPGDFGIKTRNSHVGSFSPRISPSSIKKFPFTSLNSGAYGSLSASEMELSEDYTCVISHGPNPKTTHIFDDCIVESCSGVVNGFSSNRSMSYPSESFLSFCYNCKRNLGQGKDIYMGEKAFCSSDCRDKEMMLEEEEGLESMEPDYVYGTS from the exons ATGGCGGATTATGAACCTTTGCAATCTCCTAAGAACAATTACCGACATCGGATTTCCTCGATATTCAGTTCACATAAGCTTTTTACCGATTTTGTGTCCAAGGGTTCCTCTGAAACTGAATCCATAATGAgcagtccaacttcaattcttGATAGCAAGCCCTTTTCGGCTCTGAAAGCAAACACTCCCAAAACTCCTAAATCGGAAATTAAGAATCTTCGGGAGAAATTGGATTCAGGGAAGGTTGGTCTTGGCCTTATTGATGTTCTGATTGACGAGAAATCCGACCCGGACGTGTCGAAACTTGATATCCGGATGGTTTTCATCGGTTCCCAGTTGAAGATCCAAGTCCCTCCCCCTCTTCCCCCTGTTCTCTCCCCTGCCGATTCACAAATATTTCCAGGAGATTTCGGGATCAAGACTCGGAATTCTCATGTAGGTTCATTTTCACCACGGATTTCCCCGTCTTCCATTAAGAAGTTCCCTTTCACTTCTTTGAATTCCGGCGCTTATGGTAGCCTATCGGCTTCTGAGATGGAGCTTTCAGAGGACTACACGTGTGTGATATCTCACGGTCCGAATCCGAAAACAACCCATATATTTGATGATTGCATTGTTGAGAGTTGCAGTGGAGTTGTCAACGGGTTTTCTTCGAATCGATCCATGAGTTACCCCTCCGAGAGTTTCCTCAGTTTTTGCTACAATTGCAAGAGGAATCTTGGGCAAGGGAAAGATATTTACAT GGGTGAGAAAGCATTTTGCAGCAGCGATTGCCGAGACAAGGAGATGATGTTGGAGGAGGAAGAAGGGTTGGAAAGTATGGAGCCAGACTATGTTTATGGTACTTCATGA
- the LOC142551083 gene encoding FCS-Like Zinc finger 8-like isoform X1 — protein sequence MADYEPLQSPKNNYRHRISSIFSSHKLFTDFVSKGSSETESIMSSPTSILDSKPFSALKANTPKTPKSEIKNLREKLDSGKVGLGLIDVLIDEKSDPDVSKLDIRMVFIGSQLKIQVPPPLPPVLSPADSQIFPGDFGIKTRNSHVGSFSPRISPSSIKKFPFTSLNSGAYGSLSASEMELSEDYTCVISHGPNPKTTHIFDDCIVESCSGVVNGFSSNRSMSYPSESFLSFCYNCKRNLGQGKDIYMYRGEKAFCSSDCRDKEMMLEEEEGLESMEPDYVYGTS from the exons ATGGCGGATTATGAACCTTTGCAATCTCCTAAGAACAATTACCGACATCGGATTTCCTCGATATTCAGTTCACATAAGCTTTTTACCGATTTTGTGTCCAAGGGTTCCTCTGAAACTGAATCCATAATGAgcagtccaacttcaattcttGATAGCAAGCCCTTTTCGGCTCTGAAAGCAAACACTCCCAAAACTCCTAAATCGGAAATTAAGAATCTTCGGGAGAAATTGGATTCAGGGAAGGTTGGTCTTGGCCTTATTGATGTTCTGATTGACGAGAAATCCGACCCGGACGTGTCGAAACTTGATATCCGGATGGTTTTCATCGGTTCCCAGTTGAAGATCCAAGTCCCTCCCCCTCTTCCCCCTGTTCTCTCCCCTGCCGATTCACAAATATTTCCAGGAGATTTCGGGATCAAGACTCGGAATTCTCATGTAGGTTCATTTTCACCACGGATTTCCCCGTCTTCCATTAAGAAGTTCCCTTTCACTTCTTTGAATTCCGGCGCTTATGGTAGCCTATCGGCTTCTGAGATGGAGCTTTCAGAGGACTACACGTGTGTGATATCTCACGGTCCGAATCCGAAAACAACCCATATATTTGATGATTGCATTGTTGAGAGTTGCAGTGGAGTTGTCAACGGGTTTTCTTCGAATCGATCCATGAGTTACCCCTCCGAGAGTTTCCTCAGTTTTTGCTACAATTGCAAGAGGAATCTTGGGCAAGGGAAAGATATTTACATGTACAG GGGTGAGAAAGCATTTTGCAGCAGCGATTGCCGAGACAAGGAGATGATGTTGGAGGAGGAAGAAGGGTTGGAAAGTATGGAGCCAGACTATGTTTATGGTACTTCATGA